The Halorhabdus sp. BNX81 genome includes a region encoding these proteins:
- a CDS encoding DMT family transporter produces MRSKTLVLSLVVGILWGSSFLAIDVGLAYFPPLLFAGLRYALVGVIVIGFAAVLVRRWYPRSLADAGSVLVAGAFMIAGHHAFLYLGMEHVPPAIAAIVVSLSPALTAVFASALLPDSDLTTLQILGLVVGLGGVVVISDIGVGTVASADLLGVGLVVLATLSFAFGSVATRPLRTDLSAVALQGWAMVLGSGLLGVTGYATGESLGTVVWTPLSVASLAFLVVGPGIIAFSLYFSLLDRIGPTESNLIVYLEPVVATLLSWLVLGEVIDSTTVAGFLAIFTGFLLVKHRSLLPSRDRLLGRGSNAHPEPDGRTFSKSD; encoded by the coding sequence ATGCGATCGAAAACGCTCGTCCTCTCGCTGGTAGTCGGCATCCTCTGGGGAAGTTCGTTTCTGGCCATCGACGTGGGACTCGCGTACTTTCCGCCACTTTTGTTCGCCGGTCTCCGGTACGCGCTGGTTGGCGTGATAGTGATCGGCTTTGCCGCAGTGTTGGTGCGTCGCTGGTACCCCCGGTCGCTGGCAGACGCGGGGAGTGTCCTGGTTGCCGGCGCGTTCATGATCGCGGGTCACCACGCCTTTCTCTACCTGGGGATGGAACACGTCCCGCCCGCGATCGCGGCCATCGTGGTAAGTCTCTCCCCGGCGCTGACGGCGGTCTTCGCGAGTGCGTTGCTGCCCGACAGCGACCTCACCACGCTACAGATCCTGGGGCTGGTCGTCGGGCTTGGAGGTGTCGTCGTCATCTCCGACATCGGCGTGGGCACGGTTGCGAGCGCAGATCTGCTCGGAGTAGGGCTGGTCGTGCTCGCCACGCTGAGTTTCGCCTTCGGGTCCGTCGCCACGAGACCGCTCCGGACGGACCTCTCGGCGGTCGCCCTCCAGGGCTGGGCAATGGTCCTCGGCTCCGGGCTGCTGGGCGTGACGGGCTACGCAACCGGCGAGTCACTCGGCACTGTCGTCTGGACACCGCTGTCGGTTGCGTCGCTCGCCTTCCTCGTTGTCGGGCCGGGAATCATCGCGTTCTCGCTTTACTTCAGTCTCCTCGACCGGATCGGCCCGACTGAAAGCAACCTCATCGTCTATTTGGAGCCGGTCGTCGCGACGCTGTTGAGCTGGCTGGTGCTCGGCGAGGTGATCGACTCGACGACCGTCGCCGGGTTCCTCGCTATCTTCACAGGATTCCTGCTGGTGAAACACCGGTCGCTGCTGCCGTCGCGTGATCGGCTCCTCGGCCGAGGGTCGAATGCCCACCCCGAACCTGACGGGAGGACCTTCAGCAAGTCGGACTGA
- a CDS encoding Lrp/AsnC family transcriptional regulator — MDERDVRILKAIADLGTDSPEQLHEETEIPISTIHYRLNNLREDGVIENDLNDIDLDAVGLGVTVIVEVLAEYSGTYDAVAEKFGEIEGVTQVYLTMGETDFIVIAQLTDSDMVERLISDFEALDEVERTNSTFVISTLKDSHRALEAYELDTLLAELVDE; from the coding sequence ATGGACGAACGCGACGTTCGGATACTCAAGGCGATCGCCGATCTCGGGACGGACAGTCCGGAGCAACTCCACGAGGAGACGGAGATCCCGATCTCGACGATTCACTACCGCCTCAACAACCTCCGGGAGGACGGCGTGATCGAGAACGATCTCAACGACATCGACCTGGACGCGGTCGGGTTGGGCGTGACGGTCATCGTCGAAGTCCTGGCCGAATACAGCGGGACCTACGACGCCGTCGCCGAGAAGTTCGGTGAGATCGAGGGGGTCACGCAGGTCTATCTGACGATGGGTGAGACGGATTTCATCGTGATCGCCCAGTTAACCGACTCCGATATGGTCGAACGGCTCATTAGCGACTTCGAGGCACTGGATGAAGTCGAGCGGACGAACTCGACGTTCGTGATCTCGACGCTCAAAGATAGCCATCGAGCGCTTGAAGCCTACGAACTTGACACCTTGCTTGCTGAACTTGTCGACGAGTAG